A window from Solanum stenotomum isolate F172 chromosome 7, ASM1918654v1, whole genome shotgun sequence encodes these proteins:
- the LOC125871884 gene encoding pentatricopeptide repeat-containing protein At5g42450, mitochondrial yields the protein MIHSRFTRLSFLYLPVYIRIRRSTFRCFTQIDTNAFQLFDELPKQDVASATSLISRFAQLNQHKKAMTIFSRMFELNIRPNEFTFGVVIHSSVVLNDPNLGKQFHVVSMKIGLNSNVYVGSALLDLYVKLSSIEEALVVFEDTHEPNVVSYTTLLCGYLKEQRFDEAMEIFRIIPERNVVSWNAMISGYSKKGCNEEAVNLFIEMLRRGFIPDQSTFPSLLSAAANMAALGKGKSFHACAVKYLGEVGVFVGNSLVSFYAKCGSLEDCLRVFDRLPERNVVTWNALICAHAQNGRGDVAIELFKRMEYMGIKPNSVTLLGLLLACSHVGLVDEAYSYFEQARTRDANLLKSEHYACMVDLLSRSGRFQQAEKFIHDLPFDPGIGFWKALLGGCQIHSNTKLGKYAAEKVLALEPGDVSSYVMLSNAHSAAGRWQNVSIVRNEMREKGLKTVPGCSWVEIKCKIHVFVTGDKRHANKPEIYELLGYFLEHAMKSQETDFLREF from the coding sequence ATGATACATTCACGTTTTACTCGATTATCTTTTCTGTATCTGCCGGTATATATAAGAATCCGACGTTCAACTTTTAGATGCTTTACCCAAATTGATACAAATGCATTTCAGTTGTTCGATGAATTGCCTAAACAAGATGTAGCATCGGCTACATCTTTGATTAGCCGTTTTGCTCAATTGAATCAACACAAGAAAGCAATGACTATCTTCTCAAGAATGTTTGAGCTGAATATCAGACCGAATGAGTTCACATTTGGTGTTGTAATTCACTCATCTGTTGTTCTCAATGACCCAAATTTAGGAAAGCAATTTCATGTTGTTTCAATGAAAATTGGTCTTAACTCGAATGTTTATGTGGGTAGTGCGCTTTTGGATCTTTATGTAAAGCTAAGCAGCATTGAAGAAGCTCTGGTTGTTTTTGAGGATACCCATGAACCAAATGTGGTTTCTTACACAACTTTATTATGTGGGTATCTTAAAGAACAGAGGTTTGATGAAGCAATGGAAATTTTTCGGATAATTCCGGAGAGAAATGTTGTTTCTTGGAATGCTATGATTAGTGGGTATAGCAAGAAAGGATGTAACGAAGAGGCTGTTAATCTTTTTATTGAGATGTTGAGACGAGGTTTCATACCTGATCAATCTACGTTCCCTTCTTTGTTAAGTGCAGCTGCAAATATGGCAGCATTGGGTAAGGGCAAAAGTTTCCATGCTTGTGCTGTGAAGTATTTGGGTGAGGTTGGTGTGTTTGTAGGCAATTCCCTTGTTAGCTTTTATGCAAAATGTGGGAGTTTAGAGGATTGTCTTCGCGTTTTCGATAGACTTCCTGAAagaaatgttgtgacttggaaTGCTCTAATATGTGCTCATGCTCAAAATGGGAGAGGGGATGTAGCGATTGAATTGTTTAAGAGAATGGAATATATGGGAATTAAGCCAAATAGTGTTACTCTTCTCGGTTTGCTACTGGCATGTAGTCATGTTGGTCTTGTTGATGAGGCTTATTCATATTTTGAGCAGGCAAGAACTCGGGATGCTAATCTGCTGAAATCTGAGCACTATGCATGTATGGTTGATCTGCTATCGCGTTCAGGGAGGTTTCAACAAGCTGAGAAATTTATTCATGATTTGCCTTTTGATCCAGGTATAGGATTTTGGAAGGCATTGTTAGGAGGCTGTCAGATTCACTCAAACACGAAGCTAGGGAAATATGCTGCTGAAAAGGTATTGGCTCTAGAGCCCGGAGATGTTTCATCATATGTGATGCTCTCGAATGCACATTCTGCTGCTGGAAGATGGCAGAACGTGTCCATCGTAAGGAATGAAATGAGGGAAAAAGGGTTGAAGACGGTCCCTGGATGTAGTTGGGTTGAAATCAAATGCAAAATTCATGTATTTGTTACTGGAGACAAGAGACATGCCAACAAGCCTGAGATTTATGAACTTCTTGGGTACTTCCTCGAGCACGCAATGAAGAGCCAAGAAACTGATTTTCTTCGAGAATTTTGA
- the LOC125871194 gene encoding beta-galactosidase isoform X3: protein MAIAAAITVPLTTPNRRSLSSLSANPNRISSPFTLQSNKLKFTAIQCPSFRISAVSSMKIEVPENSSSASFLDRKESDFVHFVKYHGLGNDFILVDNRDTTEPKVSPDQAVKLCDRNFGIGADGVIFAMPGVHGTDYTMRIFNSDGSEPEPYTAVASSHGDSSFTVLGLLEQLNTTGEVPVYLWYKSNVEINLTAGVLQSGNWPGLIVFSAEQVLHIFVKKQCARTVFGHLGNPKRSCSDDMNQGAGVTMNSDISFVHVVLNDDPQSEKWNSSIFRPAPPADLNQCLHLSSGHSIVEWIDNCSVVVLSIIFEICI, encoded by the exons ATGGCGATAGCCGCCGCCATTACAGTGCCTCTCACAACCCCAAACCGCCGGTCTCTTTCTTCCCTTTCCGCTAATCCCAATCGAATCTCTTCTCCATTCACTTTACAATCGAACAAGCTCAAATTCACCGCCATACAGTGCCCTAGTTTCCGGATTTCTGCGGTATCATCAATGAAAATCGAAGTTCCGGAGAATAGCTCTTCGGCTTCTTTCCTTGATCGTAAAGAAAGCGACTTTGTTCACTTTGTCAAGTACCATGGCCTGGGCAACGACTTCATATTG GTTGACAATAGAGATACAACAGAACCTAAGGTCAGTCCTGATCAAGCTGTGAAACTGTGTGATAGAAACTTCGGTATTGGTGCGGATGGGGTAATATTTGCAATGCCGGGTGTCCATGGCACTGATTATACCATGAGAATCTTCAATTCAGACGGAAGTGAGCCAGAG CCCTACACTGCAGTTGCTTCCTCACATGGAGACAGTAGTTTTACTGTGCTTGGGTTGTTGGAGCAGCTAAATACCACAGGAGAGGTGCCTGTTTATTTGTGGTATAAATCTAATGTCGAGATCAATCTAACAGCAGGGGTTTTGCAAAGTGGCAATTGGCCCGGGCTTATTGTCTTCTCTGCTGAGCAAGTAttgcatatttttgtgaaaaaacaATGTGCAAGAACAGTATTTGGACATTTGGGTAACCCCAAACGGTCTTGCAGCGATGATATGAATCAAGGAGCTGGTGTAACCATGAATTCTGATATAAGCTTTGTCCATGTTGTTCTGAATGATGACCCTCAATCTGAGAAATGGAACAGTAGTATTTTTAGACCAGCTCCACCTGCTGATCTTAACCAGTGCCTTCATCTGTCTAGTGGTCACTCAATTGTTGAATGGATTGACAACTGCTCAGTAGTAGTCTTATCGATCATTTTTGAGATTTGTATTTGA